One window of Acipenser ruthenus chromosome 45, fAciRut3.2 maternal haplotype, whole genome shotgun sequence genomic DNA carries:
- the LOC131720918 gene encoding protein phosphatase 1 regulatory subunit 1A-like — protein METGSPRKIQFTMPLLDSHLDPEAAEQIRRRRPTPATLVMSSDQSSPEIDEDRIPNQLYKAALMNSPRQRRKGARGTPTMKELQFLVEHHLYKQQQQQQHGGGGADECSSESLDCLSDRPSPDCCHGSTDLPEDDGVWSSEAFEKLQSRLETPGGESEASVTTEPQSGALKEEGGVAREATAAQQSAPGGTNADDALFPGEEKKTSTQEK, from the exons CCTGAGGCAGCTGAACAG ATCAGGAGGAGGCGACCCACTCCAGCCACTCTGGTGATGTCCAGTGACCAGTCCTCCCCAG aaatagatGAAGACAGAATTCCAAATCAGCTATACAAG GCAGCCCTGATGAACTCCCCCCGGCAACGGAGGAAGGGGGCTCGCGGTACCCCCACCATGAAAG agctgcagtTCTTGGTAGAACACCACCTCtataagcagcagcagcagcagcagcacggagGGGGCGGAGCTGACGAGTGCTCCTCGGAGAGCCTGGACTGCCTGTCCGACCGGCCCAGCCCAGACTGTTGCCATGGCAGCACCGACCTCCCAGAGGATGATGGGGTTTGGAGTTCTGAAGCCTTTGAAAAACTCCAGAGCCGGCTCGAAA CTCCGGGCGGCGAATCAGAGGCCAGCGTCACGACTGAGCCACAGAGCGGTGCTCTGAAAGAGGAGGGGGGAGTGGCAAGAGAAGCAACGGCAGCACAGCAATCTGCACCCG GAGGAACCAATGCAGACGACGCATTGTTCCCGGGggaggagaaaaaaacaagcacacaagAGAAATAG
- the LOC117401038 gene encoding dual specificity calcium/calmodulin-dependent 3',5'-cyclic nucleotide phosphodiesterase 1B-like, which produces MAEFVRVRKKHLQAPIKRLRIMMKQLDKAEVDFEDMKKNLEYTASLLEAVYIDENRQILDIEDDLQQLRSDTVHSEVRDWLSSTFTHKALSPGKRSDEKRTFRSIVHVVQAGIFVERMFKKAYSAAIPNQSSAVLHCLRNVDRWNFDMFALNSACRERSLRTVVIELLTRYELNSHFKIPIAFLISFLDALESGYNKHRNPYHSQVHAADITQTVHCLLLRTGLVNWLSELEILAALFAAAIHDFEHTGTTNPFHVQTRSDYAMIYNDRSVLESHHVSAAFRLMQDDERNIFINLSREEWRELRSLVIEMVLATDMSTHLMQVKSMKTCLQQLDRIDKPKALSLLLHTADISHPTKPWALHARWTKALMEEFFRQGDKEAELGLPFSPLCDRKTTLVAQSQIGFIDFIVEPTFSLLTDMAEKIVIPLVQENPSPPDSCKRLSFLWRESSRGLEWNQAHITAELRNFRSTWTRYTQQNKLKWKERAANKSADQCSIKELSSGEEDFSEENAVELRHKD; this is translated from the exons ATGGCTGAGTTTGTGAGAGTTCGCAAGAAACACCTACAGGCTCCGATCAAAAG GTTACGCATCATGATGAAACAGCTGGACAAGGCAGAGGTGGACTTCGAAGACATGAAGAAGAATCTGGAATACACAGCTTCTCTGCTAGAGGCAGTTTACATTGATGAGAACAG GCAGATCCTGGATATCGAAGATGACCTGCAGCAGCTCAGATCAGACACAGTCCACTCGGAGGTGCGTGATTGGCTGTCCTCCACCTTTACCCACAAGGCCCTTTCCCCTGGCAAGCGGTCCGACGAGAAGCGCACATTCCGCAGCATTGTTCACGTGGTGCAGGCTGGCATCTTCGTGGAGAG AATGTTTAAGAAAGCCTACTCTGCTGCCATTCCCAACCAGTCATCTGCTGTGCTTCACTGCCTGAGG AACGTGGACCGGTGGAACTTCGACATGTTTGCACTGAACTCGGCCTGCAGGGAGCGCTCTCTGAGGACCGTGGTCATCGAGCTCCTCACCCGATACGAGCTCAACAGCCACTTCAAG ATTCCAATCGCGTTCCTAATCTCCTTCCTCGATGCTCTGGAGAGCGGATACAACAAGCACCGGAACCCGTATCACAGCCAGGTCCACGCGGCCGACATCACTCAGACTGTCCACTGCCTCCTGCTGCGCACAGGCTTAGTG AACTGGCTGAGCGAGCTGGAGATCCTTGCAGCGCTCTTTGCAGCTGCGATCCACGACTTTGAGCACACCGGCACCACCAACCCCTTCCACGTGCAGACCAG GTCCGATTACGCGATGATCTATAACGACCGCTCTGTGCTGGAAAGTCACCACGTGAGCGCTGCGTTTCGGCTCATGCAGGACGATGAGAGGAACATCTTCATCAACCTCTCCCGGGAGGAATGGAG GGAGCTGCGGAGTCTCGTCATCGAGATGGTTCTGGCAACGGACATGTCGACCCACCTCATGCAGGTCAAGTCCATGAAGACCTGTCTGCAGCAGCTGGACAG GATTGACAAGCCCAAGGCCCTGTCCCTGCTGCTGCACACTGCAGATATCAGCCACCCCACCAAGCCCTGGGCTCTACATGCTCGCTGGACCAAGGCCCTGATGGAGGAGTTCTTCAGGCAG GGAGACAAGGAGGCAGAATTGGGgctccctttctctcctctctgtgacCGCAAGACCACGCTGGTAGCCCAGTCCCAGATTG GGTTCATTGATTTCATCGTGGAGCCCACCTTCTCTCTGCTGACGGACATGGCTGAGAAGATCGTGATCCCGCTGGTTCAGGAAAACCCGTCACCGCCCGACTCCTGCAAAAGGCTCAG TTTCTTGTGGAGAGAGAGCTCTCGGGGTCTGGAGTGGAATCAAGCACACATCACAGCCGAGCTGCGCAATTTCCGCTCCACCTGGACCCGGTACACGCAGCAGAACAAACTGAAGTGGAAGGAGCGAGCTGCCAACA AATCTGCAGACCAGTGCTCCATTAAGGAGCTGTCTTCGGGTGAAGAGGACTTCTCGGAGGAGAACGCAGTGGAGCTCCGTCACAAGGACTAG